The DNA sequence CTTGGCGGAGCCGGTTATACCTTCGATTCAGCCTACACCATGACTGGTGGGCGGCTCGGCTACCGGACCAACGGCAATGAGATCTTCCTGGATGATATCACCATGGATGTCGAAGCGCTGGGCATCACCCTGGATGTGGTCGGCGAAACTCTCCAGCTTGATGCGCCGAGGGTAAGCGCGGCCTGGCGCGTCGGTGCCATCCGCTACAGTAATAACCCGCAGAATCACGGCACGAGTGTCGATGCGTCCTCGGGCGAACTCCTGCCGTCGTTCGGCGGACTGAGTGGAGACTACGAACTGTCCTCCTCGACCGGTCTTGCCGCCGGCGGCCGCCAGGGTGAAGGACTGCGGATCGATAGCGAAACCACCATCCATAGTGCTTCGTTCCTGTATCACGATGACGGTAACAGCCTGGCATTCCGGGATATCACCGGTGCCTACTCGATCAATGATCTTCGGCTCGATGTCGCTAACGATCCGCAAGGTCGTCCAGCGCTCGCCCTCACGGTGGACTCGATCGAGGGTGAGTTTTCGGTGGGTTCGATTGAAATGGGCGGCAATGGAAAAGGCATCGGCGCAGTGAACGTGAGTTTCCTGCTCGAAGACCAGTCCTTCGGCGGGCGAACCTACACCAACGCCCTCTATGTTCAAGGTGGTGGCCATACGGACGCAGGTCCCCAAGGGTTACGTCTTGCGGCCGAGTGGAGCCTGCGTCTCGCCGATCTCAGTTACACAGAAGACAGCAATCGGGTGATCTTTAGCGGTCTGCAGTCTTGGGGGCAGGGCGATGTGACGGTTAATGTCACCAGGAATGAGGTTCGCAATGGCACGCGTTTTTACGATGGTCTGCGTGTCGGGTTCGAAGGGATTCAGGCCGGTTACCGGATCAATGGGTTGCGGGTCGGGAATGAGGATTCGCCCCTTCAAGGCGGGACAGAGTTATTGCTTGCGCTCGGGTTCTATCCGGCCTATGAATTCGAACTTGACGGCCATATGACCCTGGGTCCTGGTGGCGCCACTGGTGAAGGGCTGACGATCAATTCGGACATTCGGATCCGCAATGGCAAAGCCGCACTCATCGCCGCGCCCTATAACGACGGCGAAGGTGACATCCCTCAGAAAGGGCTGTGGATTGGAGAGCTGGAATACGATGGACACATTCGTGGCATGACTCTGGATGTGACGGAGGAGGGGCTGGTCATCGGCAAAGGCGAGGCCTGGAGCACCATGGATATTGGCAACCTTCGAGTTGGCGATAAGTCATCCGGTCGGAGTTTCGGCCGTTTGGTCGTGCAGAAATACGAAACCGGGAGCAGCATGATCATTGTCCCGGGGGGCGCGGGGGCTGTTTGTGCCGGCGGTTCCGGGAGCGATGAGTCTACCTGTATGGCCTCGGGAGGCCTCTGGGAAGACCGTGGCGACCAGGGAATCACGATCCAGCTGAAACAGATTTACGCCAAGGCAGCCGGCGATGCCAAAAAGAATGCCCTGACCTGGGAGACCAATCGGGAGATTGATGGCAACGGTAAACCGGTGAATGGAACCGGTACCCGCTTGGTACTCAATGACATTCACACCAGCGATGGTGGCGAGTTCGACGGCAATGGCGTGGATGACAACACGTTCGGGGTCCGCACCGATCTCTCGGTGGACGTCTACCAGACCAGGGTGGTCAAGAAAGAAACGGGAGCGGATTCGCTTGGCGTGGCGGGTGCCCGCGGCGATGAGAAGATCATGGACGCATCCGCACCCGGCGGCTATCGGTATGTTTCCGAGCCCACCGCGGCCGATCGAGCGAGCCGTCCCCTGGGGTTCGCCGTGCAGGCACGTAGTCGGTTCAAGGAGCTGTCGATCAACAACATTGACCTGGTTCATCCGGACGGCGGCGCACATACGGCGGTCTACGGGGTCAAAATGCAGAATTTTGATATCAAAGCGAATCTGACTGCCACACCGATTCCCTGAATATTTGGTGGCCGGCCGCACAGGCGGTGGCTGCGAGTTTTGTCTTTTGTGCTCTCCTGTTGTTTAATCCGGCCTTACCCACTCTCCTGGCCGGAAAACCTCTGATGAAATCCAAGGCACTGATTACCCTACTGAGCGATGGCGAAGTTCACTCCGGAGAATCGTTGGCCGGTCAGCTCGGCGTCAGCCGGACGGCCGTCTGGAAACAGATTCGACGGGCAATGGATGAGGGGTTCAAGATCGATACTATTCGGGGCCGTGGTTACCAGCTGGTATCTGCTGTCGATCTTCTCGAGCGGGACGTTATCCTGGGCACGGTAGATCAGTGTCATCGGTCAGAGCTGAATCTCGCAATTCTGGATGAGGTGGATTCAACCAACGCGGAAGTGGTTCGGCAGATAGCTGGGGGAGCCGGCGGAATCCCTGTTGCCATCGCCGATTGCCAGACCCAGGGGCGGGGGCGGCGGGGTCGAATCTGGAGCAGTCCGCGGGGCCAGAACCTGTACATGAGCATGGGGCTGACGTTCCATGGTGGGTTTTCGGTGCTCGACGGCCTGAGCCTGGTGCTCGGGGTGGCTGTTGCCAATGCTCTCGAGGGACTCGGCGCCTCCGACATCGGTCTGAAATGGCCAAACGATATTTTCCTGCCCCAGGGTAAGCTGGGGGGCATTCTGGTGGAGCTCCAGGGGGAGTTGCAAGAAGGGGTTGTCCAGGTTATCGCCGGTATTGGTATCAACGTTCACATGTCGGAGGCTGATGGTGTGGACCAGCCCTGGAGCAGTCTGGCCCGGGCGTACCCGGCCATGAACTGGTCCCGGAGTAAGATTGCCGGGTCGATGATCAATGCTGTGCTGGATGCGGCCCATGTATTCTCGGACGTTGGCTTTCGGGATTTTCGCGAGCCCTGGCAGCGCCGGGATATCTTTCAGGGGCAATCGCTTGAGGCCAAGGGTGGAAGTGTGCGCGGTATTGGTGCCGGCATTGATGAGTCTGGCAACTACCTTTTACACACAGACGAGGGCGTTGTCCCGGTACGGGCAGGGGAGATCAGCTTGAGGGTGGCATCATGAGGCTGTTAATCGATGCCGGTAATTCCAGGTTGAAATGGCGCCTCGACCAGGGTGGCCAGATCCTGGGTCAGGGTGTGGGTACGCTCGATGAATCGGATCCGGTTTCCGGGCTACCCGTTGATGCGAGCCAGATCACCAGCGTAGCCGTGTCGACGGTGGCGTCGGAGGAGAAGCGCCTGGGGTTGGTGGCGTTTCTCTCAGCGCGCACTGGCGCACCGGTGCGATTCCATTGGTCTGAGTCCCGGCGCGGAGGGCTTGTTAATGCCTACGCGGATCCTCACAAAATGGGGGCGGACCGCTGGCACGCCATGTACGCTGCCTGGCGATCTTTGAAGGGCGGCTTTGTGGTCGTGGATGCCGGGAGCGCAGTGACTGTGGATTACGTGGCCTCGACAGGCGACCACCTCGGCGGATTCATACTACCCGGTCTGCATATGATGCTACGCAGTCTCAAGACAGATGCCGCACGGATCGGCTTTGATCCGGATCAGGTGTTGGATACCCGGCCCGGCGAATCCACTGGCGAATGCGTCAATCATGGCCTTGCCTGGCTGTCGGCGGCAATGGTGGATCGGATTCACGGGGACGTCCGAACCCACGGCCTGGATCATATTGTCGTTACCGGAGGGGACGCTGACCGGCTTCTGGGCCTTGGGCTCTCTGCGATGAATCGGCCGCAGCTGGTTCTGGAAGGGCTCGCACTGATCGATGATGAGGAGCAGGCGAAATGAAGTGGCTTGCCTTTCTTTTCCTGATTTTGAACCTGGCTGTCTGGTATTTTGCCGGCGTCTTTCAGCCGTCTACAACCTCGGGGACGGGGGCTGCCGGAAATCTGCCACGTGTTGCCAGCCTGAAATCCACCGAGCGGTCGCCGGCTCCGATGCCGCCGGAGTCTCCAGATCCCGAGCCCGTGAACGACTCGCCAGCCCCTGTGGGCGGCCAGACCAGCGCCCAGGACAGTGCGCTTGCAGTTAAGTCGCCGCAGGATTCCCAGGCGCCCGAGAAAGAGCCCGAGCCGGTTGTCGCCGAACCGGCTGCCGTCCCGCCGGTGTGTGTCCGGATGGGGTGGGTTGAGTCGCTTGAGGTGGCTCGGTCACTGACGGCGGACCAGCCCCTGGCGGAGGGCGTCGGCGTAACTTTCGAGGAAGTGGAGCGGGAGTTGCCTCCGTACCACTGGGTCATCATCCCGCCCCAACCAAGGTCGGTCGCCTTGAAACAGTTCCGGGACATTCAGCGTCAGGGCATCGATTCCTATCTGGTTACCGAGGGAGAGAACCGCAATGCCATATCTCTGGGGCTGTTCGAGTCCCGTGAAGCAGCAATATCCGTGCTGGAAGAAAAAAAGCGCCAGAATTTTAATGTGGTACTGGCCAACTTCCCCAGAAATCAGATAAGCTACGCGCTCGTTTTTGAGGCTGAGCCAGAGCTTGCTGAAGAGCTGGTTACGGCGGTCAGAACGGATTACAGGGGCGATTTTGATTTCGTCGAAATCAACCCTTGTGAGGGTGTTGCAACGCCCCAAAAAAATCCGTAGTATACCGCCCTCGCTGACGAGGCGATTGTGAGCTGGCGTAGCTCAGTTGGTAGAGCAGCTGACTTGTAATCAGCAGGTCGGGGGTTCGATTCCGTCCGCCAGCTCCATTTTTTTGTTTTGACAGTTTCGCGTAAGCGGGACTGACTCGGAGGGGTTCCCGAGTGGCCAAAGGGATCAGACTGTAAATCTGACGGCATCGCCTTCGCAGGTTCGAATCCTGCCCCCTCCACCACTAATTGCTCGCGGGCATCGTATAGTGGCTATTACCTCAGCCTTCCAAGCTGATGACGCGGGTTCGATTCCCGCTGCCCGCTCCAATTTAGAAAGCAATGCTCATGTAGCTCAGTTGGTAGAGCACACCCTTGGTAAGGGTGAGGTCGGCGGTTCAAATCCGCCCATGAGCTCCATTATTAATCCGGTCAACGTTATGATCCAGGTTGATTAGGGAGATTGGTCGAATGTCTAAAGAAAAGTTTGATCGCAGTAAGCCGCACCTTAACGTAGGCACCATTGGTCACGTTGACCATGGTAAGACCACTCTGACCGCCGCCCTGACTCGTGTGTGTCACGAAGTGTGGGGAACTGGTTCTGCCAGTGCATTCGATCAGATCGATAACGCACCGGAAGAGAAGGCGCGTGGTATTACTATCGCGACTTCCCACGTTGAGTACGATTCCCCGAATCGTCACTACGCCCACGTAGATTGCCCGGGCCACGCTGACTATGTGAAGAACATGATCACTGGTGCGGCGCAGATGGACGGCGCGATCCTGGTTTGTTCCGCAGCTGACGGCCCCATGCCGCAGACTCGTGAGCACATCCTGCTGTCCCGTCAGGTTGGCGTACCCTACATTGTCGTGTTCCTGAACAAGGCCGACATGGTGGACGACGAAGAGCTGCTCGAGCTGGTTGAGATGGAAGTTCGTGACCTGCTGAGCCAGTACGACTTCCCGGGCGACGACACCCCGATCATTACCGGTTCTGCGCTGATGGCGCTGGACGGTAAGGACGACAACGAGATGGGTACTACCGCTGTTAAGAAGCTGGTAGAGGCCCTGGACGACTACATCCCTGAGCCGGAGCGTGCGATCGATCAGCCGTTCCTGATGCCGATCGAGGACGTATTCTCCATCTCTGGTCGTGGTACCGTTGTGACCGGTCGTGTTGAGCGTGGCATCATCAAGGTTGGTGACGAAGTGGAGATCGTTGGTATCAAGGATACCGTGAAGACCACTTGTACCGGTGTTGAGATGTTCCGCAAGCTGCTGGACGAAGGCCGTGCTGGTGAGAACGTTGGTGTTCTGCTGCGTGGTACCAAGCGTGACGACGTTGAGCGTGGTCAGGTTCTGGCGGTTCCGGGCTCCATCACTCCGCACACCAAGTTCGAGTGCGAAGTGTACGTATTGAGCAAAGAAGAAGGCGGTCGTCATACTCCGTTCTTCAAGGGCTACCGCCCGCAGTTCTACTTCCGTACCACCGACGTAACCGGTTCCTGTGAACTGCCGGAAGGTGTGGAAATGGTTATGCCGGGTGACAACGTGAAGATGAACGTTACCCTGATCGCTCCGATCGCCATGGAAGATGGTCTGCGCTTCGCGATTCGCGAAGGTGGCCGTACCGTTGGTGCCGGCGTGGTCGCCAAGATCATCGAGTAATAGACTCGAAGTAAGTGCGCTGAGTTGTTTCGGTGCAGGCCAGTAGCTCAATTGGCAGAGCAGCGGTCTCCAAAACCGCAGGTTGGGGGTTCGATTCCCTCCTGGCCTGCCATTTTTAAACATCCGGATACATAAGTTGATTCCTATGGAGTCAAAAGCCGTTCAGTCAACCAGTCGTTTCGATCTTTTGAAGTGGCTGGTTGTTTTCGCTCTGATTGCCGTCGGTGTGGTCGGTAATCAGTATTTTAGTGCCGAGTCTCTGCTGTATCGGGTTCTGGCTCTCGTAGGTCTCGCTATTGTTGCGGCCCTTGTGGCGCTTCAGACAGATCGCGGTCGTCGCTTTGCGGCGCTGTTGAAGGAAGCGCGAGTAGAGATCCGGAAAGTGGTATGGCCCACCAGGCCGGAATTGGTGCAGACCACTGTGATTGTCGTGGTATTTGTGCTGGTTGTGGCGCTGTTGTTGTGGGGTATGGATTCGCTGATCAGTATGCTGGTCGCCGGGTTTATCGGTTAACAGGAGTGGGCAATGGCTAAGCGCTGGTACGTCGTTCATGCGTATTCTGGCTTTGAAAAGCATGTGATGCGCACTCTGAAGGAGCGCGTTGCGCTTAACGGCATGGAAGACAAGTTCGGCGAGATCCTGGTCCCGACCGAAGAAGTCGTCGAAATGCGCGAAGGTAAAAAGCGCAAGAGTGAGCGGAAATTCTACCCGGGATACGTACTCGTGCAGATGGAAATGGACGACGGTACGTGGCACCTTGTTAAGAATACCCCGCGGGTACTTGGCTTTATTGGTGGTACCAAGGATAAGCCGGCGCCGATTACCGAGCGTGAGGCTGAGGCTATTCTGCGTCGGGTAGAAAGCGGTGCCGAGAAGCCGAAACCGAAAACCCTGTTTGAGCCGGGTGAAATTGTTCGCGTCGTTGAGGGTCCGTTTGCTGACTTCAACGGTGTCGTTGAGGAAGTTGACTACGACAAGAGTCGGGTCAAGGTTGCTGTACTGATTTTCGGTCGTTCAACTCCGGTAGAGTTGGAGTTTGGGCAGGTCGAAAAAGACTGATCAGTGGCTGATAAGCTGAAAGCTCGCGCGCTCTGGCGACGCGGGCTTTTTGTGTCTGCATTTAGCAGTTAAGAAACCGGGGAGCCGAAAGGCGTTCGAACCCAAAGGAGATCTATCATGGCTAAGAAGATTGAAGCCTACATCAAGCTTCAGGTTGCTGCCGGTAAGGCCAACCCGAGTCCCCCCGTTGGTCCGGCCCTCGGTCAGCGTGGCGTGAATATCATGGAATTCTGCAAGGCGTTCAACGCCCACACCCAGGACGTTGAGCCGGGTCTGCCGATTCCGACAGTTATCACGGTTTACAGTGATCGCAGCTTTACGTTCGTTACCAAGACTCCGCCTGCACCGGTCCTGCTCAAGAAAGCAGCTGGCATCAAGAGTGGCTCTGGTCGTCCAAACACCGAGAAAGTCGGTACCGTGACTCGAGAGCAACTGGAAGAGATTGCCAAGACCAAGGAGCCGGATCTGACTGCAGCCGATATGGACGCAGCGGTTCGTACCATTGCAGGAACAGCCCGTAGCATGGGCCTGAACGTGGAGGGCCTGTAACATGGCAAAGCTGAGCAAGCGTCAGAAGCTGATTCGTGAAAAAGTCGATTCTACTCGCGCCTACTCCGTAGACGAAGCTGTTGCCCTGCTGGTTGAGCTGGGTCAGAACGTCAAATTCAAGGAGTCTGTGGACGTTGCCGTAAACCTGGGTGTTGATGCTCGTAAATCGGACCAGGTGGTTCGTAGCAGCACCGTTCTGCCCCACGGCACTGGCAAGACTGTACGCGTAGCCGTATTTACCCAGGGCGCCAATGCCGAGAAAGCCACCGCAGCGGGCGCTGATGTGGTCGGTATGGACGATCTGGCTGACGAAGTGAAAAAAGGCAACATGGACTTCGACGTGGTTATCGCCACTCCGGATGCCATGCGTGTGGTGGGCCAGCTGGGTCAGATTCTGGGTCCCCGTGGCCTGATGCCGAACCCGAAAGTCGGCACCGTAACACCTGATGTCGAGACCGCGGTGAAAAATGCCAAGGCTGGTCAGGTTCGTTACCGCACCGACAAGAACGGCATTATCCACGCTCCTCTGGGTAACGTTGAATTCTCTGCGCAGAACATCAAGGAAAACCTTGAAGCTCTGATCGCAGATCTGAAAAAGGCCAAGCCCTCTTCGGCGAAAGGTGTGTATCTCAAGAAGATCACCGTTTCGTCGACTATGGGTCCTGGCCTGACTATCGATCAGAGCGGTCTGGCAATCTGATCTCCTGAGCGATAGTTACTTTGTAGTCTAGGCGGAAGCCAAGGCTGTCAAAGACCGCAGGCCCCCGAAGCCTTTCCATTGGGAAGGTTGCAAGGGTTAAAGCAACGCCTGCGCAGACGGTGTGAAGACGTTCTCTCTGAACCCAAACACCGTTAAGGCGCCCGAAAGGGCAATGATGGGTTTGCCGGGATAAGCCCGGCGAAATCGAGGAGAAATCCAGTGGCAATTAGACTCGAAGACAAGAAAGCGATCGTCGCTGAAGTCAACGAGACTGCCGGTGGTGCTCTGTCTGTGGTTCTGGCTGACTACCGTGGTGTTACCTCTGGTGACATGACGGCTCTTCGTGCCAAGGCTCGTGCCGAGAACGTTCTTCTGAAGGTTGTTCGTAACAACCTGGCGAAGATCGCTATCCGCGGTACCGAGTTCGAGTGCATTGATGAGGCCCTGGTTGGCCCGACCATTCTGGCATTCTCTATGGAAGATCCGGGCGCGGCTGCGCGTCTGCTGAAGGATTTTGCCAAAGAGAAAGAGGCGTTTGAGATCAAGGGACTGGCCGTCGGCGGAGAGCTGATGGGTGCAGACCAGATTGATCGCCTTGCCAAGCTGCCAACACGTCACGAAGCGTTGACGATGCTGGCCGCGGTTACACAGGCACCGATCACCAAGCTGGCACGGACACTGAACGAAGTTCCTTCGAAAGTGACTCGTGCTGTAGCGGCAGTTCGCGACCAGAAGCAAGAAGCTGCTTGATTCTGTTGAACACCATTTTTTATATTTTTGGGAGAAAGTCATGGCTCTGTCTAACGAAGACATTTTGAACGCAATCGCAGAAATGAGCGTAATGGACGTAGTTGCGCTTGTTGAGGCAATGGAAGAGAAGTTCGGTGTTTCTGCCGCTGCAGCTGTTGCTGCTGCGCCTGCAGCCGCCGGTGGCGAAGCCGCCGCTGCTGAAGAGCAGACCGAATTTGACGTTGTTCTTACCGGTCCTGGTGAGAAGAAAGTCAACGTAATCAAGGCCGTTCGTGAACTGACCGGCCTGGGTCTGAAAGAAGCTAAGGAAATGGTCGACGGCGCTCCTTCCACTATTAAGGAAGCCGCTAGCAAAGCTGACGCTGAAGAAGCCAAGAAGAAGCTCGAGGAAGCAGGCGCTTCTGTTGAGCTCAAGTAAGAGTCGGCTGTTGATCGAAACCGTGCATTAAGCATGGATAGGCTGGTGGCTTTGTGCCACCGGCCTTTTTCTGTTGTATATGCTACAGAGTCTGGTTGGCGATTACGGGTTGTTATTGGCTCTTTAACCTACGGCCAGAGTCTTGTTCAAGACGGCGCGATAAGCCGAGCAATTCGGCCCCGAAGCAGAACAATGGTTGCTTCTTGATACCAGGTATCAGGTCTAAAGCTGGGGAATGCAGATGACTTACTCCTACACTGAGAAAAAGCGGATTCGCAAAGATTTTAGTAAATTGCCTTCCGTGATGGATGTCCCCTATTTGCTGTCTATTCAGCTGGATTCGTTCCGGGACTTCCTCCAAATGGAAGCCGCTCCTGAAGACCGCCGGGAAACCGGTCTTCACGCAGCATTCAAATCCGTATTCCCGATTGTCAGTTACTCTGGCAACGCCGCGCTCGAATACGTGAGTTATCGTATCGGCGAGCCGGTTTTCGATGTCAAGGAATGCCAGCTTAGGGGCGTAACCTACGCAGCGCCGCTGCGGGTGAAAGTCCGCCTTATCATCTACGATAAGGAATCGTCGAATAAGGCGATCAAGGACATTAAAGAGCAAGAAGTCTACATGGGCGAGATGCCCCTGATGACTGAGAACGGTACCTTCGTTATCAACGGTACCGAGCGTGTTATTGTTTCCCAGTTGCACCGTTCTCCTGGCGTGTTCTTTGATCACGACAAGGGCAAGACCCACTCATCCGGTAAGCTGCTGTACTCGGCCCGGGTGATCCCTTACCGTGGCTCCTGGCTTGACTTCGAGTTCGATCCGAAGGACTCCGTGTTCGTTCGTATCGACCGTCGTCGGAAGCTGCCGGCGTCCATTCTTCTGCGCGGCCTGGGTTACACCTCCGAGCAGATGCTGGAAATGTTTTTCGAAACCAGTAAGTTCAGCCTGGGCGCCGAAGTGTGCAAGCTGGAGCTGGTTCCGAGTCGCTTGCGCGGCGACATTGCGACCTTCGATATCAAGGACAATGACGGCAAGGTCATTGTTGAGGAAGGTCGTCGTATTACAGCGCGCCATATCAAGCAGTTGGAGAAAGCTGGCATCAGCGAGCTCGAAGTTCCGACCGAGTATCTGTATGGCCGGGTATTGGCCAAGGATATGGTCGACACCAAGACGGGTGAAGTTCTTGTCGAGTGTAACTCCGAGCTGACGGAAGAGCTGATCACCAAGATTCTGGACGCGGGTGTTACCGAGATCGAGACGCTGTACACCAACGATCTGGATTGCGGTCCGTTCATGTCCGATACCCTGCGTATCGATCCGACCCGTACGCCGCTGGAAGCGCTGGTTGAGATCTACCGTATGATGCGCCCCGGCGAGCCGCCCACCAAAGAATCGGCCGAGAACCTGTTCAACAACCTGTTCTTCTCCGAGGAGCGTTACGACTTGTCCGCGGTTGGCCGCATGAAGCTCAACCGTCGTCTGCGTCGTGAAGAAAGCACCGGTGAAGGCATCCTTACCCACGAAGACATCATTGATGTCCTGAAAACACTGATCGATATCCGTAACGGTCAGGGTAACGTGGATGACATCGATAACCTCGGTAACCGCCGTGTACGGTGTGTCGGTGAAATGGCTGAAAACCAGTTCCGTGTTGGTCTGGTGCGCGTTGAGCGGGCTGTGCGTGAGCGCCTGAGTCTGGCCGAGAGCGAAGGCCTGATGCCGCAGGATCTGATCAACGCCAAGCCGGTTGCGGCTGCGGTCAAGGAATTCTTCGGTTCCAGTCAGTTGTCCCAGTTCATGGACCAGAACAATCCGTTGTCCGAGGTTACCCACAAGCGTCGGATTTCGGCCCTTGGGCCAGGCGGTCTCACCCGAGAGCGTGCGGGCTTCGAGGTTCGTGACGTCCATCCGACGCACTACGGTCGGGTATGTCCGATCGAGACGCCGGAAGGTCCGAACATCGGTTTGATCAACTCGTTGGCAACCTACGCGCGCTCCAACTCCTACGGTTTCCTTGAGAGTCCGTACCGGAAGGTGGTTGACGGCGTGGTCACCGACGAAGTGGTTTACCTGTCTGCCATCGAAGAGAGCAACTACGTCATCGCCCAGGCCAGCGCGGCCATGGACGAGGAGAGCAAGCGCCTCACCGATGAGCTGGTAACCGTTCGTCACCAGAACGAATTTACCGTTATGCCGCCGGAAAGCGTCAACTTCATGGATGTTTCGCCGCGTCAGGTTGTGTCTGTGGCCGCGTCCCTGATTCCGTTCCTCGAGCACGACGACGCCAACCGCGCCCTGATGGGGGCCAACATGCAGCGTCAGGCCGTGCCAACCCTGCGTTCCCAGGTACCACTGGTGGGTACCGGCGTTGAGCGGACCGTGGCTCAGGACTCCGGTGTCTGTGTGACGGCTCGCCGTGGCGGCGTGATTGAAAGCGTGGACGCGGCCCGTATCGTGGTTCGCGTTGATAACGAAGAAACCGAGGCGGGTGACGCTGGTGTGGATATCTACAACCTCACCAAATACACCCGTTCGAACCAGAACACCTGTATCAACCAGCGCTCCATTGTGCGCCAGGGTGACGTGATTGCCCGCGGCGATGTGCTGGCAGACGGTCCGTCCGTTGATCTCGGTGAACTGGCCCTGGGGCAGAACATGCGTATCGCGTTCATGCCCTGGAACGGCTACAACTTTGAGGACTCCATCCTCATTTCCGAGAAAGTGGTCCAGGAAGACCGCCTGACCACCATCCACATTCAGGAACTGACCTGTGTGGCTCGGGATACCAAGCTGGGCAGCGAAGAGATCACCGCGGATATTCCGAACGTTGGTGAGAGCGCGCTGTCGAAGCTGGATGAGTCCGGCATTGTCTACATCGGTGCCGAAGTCGGCCCGGGCGACATCCTTGTGGGCAAGGTCACGCCGAAAGGCGAGACCCAGCTGACGCCGGAGGAGAAACTCCTGCGTGCCATCTTTGGTGAGAAGGCCTCTGACGTGAAGGATACGTCTTCACGGGTGCCGACCGGCACTCGCGGCACGGTTATTGACGTGCAGGTCTTCACCCGCGACGGCATCGAAAAGGATCAGCGTGCCCAGTCCATCGAGAAAGAGCAGTTGGACCAGTACCGGAAGGATCTCAAAGACGAGTACCGCATCGTTGAAGGTGCAACCTTCGAGCGTCTGATGAATGCTCTGAAAGGTCAGGAAGTCATCAGTGGTCCGGGCCTGAAGAAGGGCGCCAAACTGGACGAGGGTTATCTCGCCGAGTTGCCGCGCCCTGAGTGGTTCAAGCTGCGCATGAAGGAGGACAGCCTGAACGAGCTGCTCGAGAAATCCGAGCAGGGTCTGGAAGACCGCAAAAAAGAGCACGAAGCACGGTTCGACGACAAGAAAGGCAAACTGCAGCAGGGTGATGACCTTGCTCCGGGTGTGCTCAAGATCGTCAAGGTATACCTCGCTATCAAGCGTCGTATCCAGCCGGGTGACAAGATGGCCGGTCGTCACGGTAACAAGGGTGTTATCTCGTCGGTTATGCCGATTGAGGACATGCCTTACGACGAGCACGGCAACACCGTCGACGTCGTTCTTAACCCGCTGGGTGTACCGTCCCGGATGAACGTTGGGCAGGTGCTTGAAACCCACCTGGGTGCCGCGGCCAAAGGCCTTGGTGAGCGTATCAGCCAGATGCTGGATGAGCAGCGCAAAGTGGCCGAGCTTCGTCAGTTGCTGGATGAGATCTACAACCACTCCGACGAAGTGTTCAAGGTGGACCTGGATTCGCTGAGCGACAAGGAAATCCTTGAGATGTGTGGCAACTTGCGGACAGGTGTTCCCATGGCGACGCCGGTCTTCGACGGTGCCAAGGAAGCCGAAGTCAAGCGCATGCTTGAGCTTGCGGGCTTGAACACCACCGGCCAGACCATGCTGTACGACGGTCGCACAGGTGACGCATTTGATCGTCCGGTGACCGTCGGCTACATGTATATCCTGAAGCTGAACCACCTGATCGACGACAAGATGCACGCTCGTTCCACCGGTTCGTACAGCCTGGTTACCCAGCAGCCGCTGGGTGGTAAGGCGCAGTTCGGTGGCCAGCGCTTCGGTGAGATGGAAGTGTGGGCCCTCGAGGCTTACGGTGCGGCGTATACGCTGCAGGAGATGCTCACCGTCAAGTCTGATGACGTGAA is a window from the Marinobacter arenosus genome containing:
- the rpoB gene encoding DNA-directed RNA polymerase subunit beta codes for the protein MTYSYTEKKRIRKDFSKLPSVMDVPYLLSIQLDSFRDFLQMEAAPEDRRETGLHAAFKSVFPIVSYSGNAALEYVSYRIGEPVFDVKECQLRGVTYAAPLRVKVRLIIYDKESSNKAIKDIKEQEVYMGEMPLMTENGTFVINGTERVIVSQLHRSPGVFFDHDKGKTHSSGKLLYSARVIPYRGSWLDFEFDPKDSVFVRIDRRRKLPASILLRGLGYTSEQMLEMFFETSKFSLGAEVCKLELVPSRLRGDIATFDIKDNDGKVIVEEGRRITARHIKQLEKAGISELEVPTEYLYGRVLAKDMVDTKTGEVLVECNSELTEELITKILDAGVTEIETLYTNDLDCGPFMSDTLRIDPTRTPLEALVEIYRMMRPGEPPTKESAENLFNNLFFSEERYDLSAVGRMKLNRRLRREESTGEGILTHEDIIDVLKTLIDIRNGQGNVDDIDNLGNRRVRCVGEMAENQFRVGLVRVERAVRERLSLAESEGLMPQDLINAKPVAAAVKEFFGSSQLSQFMDQNNPLSEVTHKRRISALGPGGLTRERAGFEVRDVHPTHYGRVCPIETPEGPNIGLINSLATYARSNSYGFLESPYRKVVDGVVTDEVVYLSAIEESNYVIAQASAAMDEESKRLTDELVTVRHQNEFTVMPPESVNFMDVSPRQVVSVAASLIPFLEHDDANRALMGANMQRQAVPTLRSQVPLVGTGVERTVAQDSGVCVTARRGGVIESVDAARIVVRVDNEETEAGDAGVDIYNLTKYTRSNQNTCINQRSIVRQGDVIARGDVLADGPSVDLGELALGQNMRIAFMPWNGYNFEDSILISEKVVQEDRLTTIHIQELTCVARDTKLGSEEITADIPNVGESALSKLDESGIVYIGAEVGPGDILVGKVTPKGETQLTPEEKLLRAIFGEKASDVKDTSSRVPTGTRGTVIDVQVFTRDGIEKDQRAQSIEKEQLDQYRKDLKDEYRIVEGATFERLMNALKGQEVISGPGLKKGAKLDEGYLAELPRPEWFKLRMKEDSLNELLEKSEQGLEDRKKEHEARFDDKKGKLQQGDDLAPGVLKIVKVYLAIKRRIQPGDKMAGRHGNKGVISSVMPIEDMPYDEHGNTVDVVLNPLGVPSRMNVGQVLETHLGAAAKGLGERISQMLDEQRKVAELRQLLDEIYNHSDEVFKVDLDSLSDKEILEMCGNLRTGVPMATPVFDGAKEAEVKRMLELAGLNTTGQTMLYDGRTGDAFDRPVTVGYMYILKLNHLIDDKMHARSTGSYSLVTQQPLGGKAQFGGQRFGEMEVWALEAYGAAYTLQEMLTVKSDDVNGRTKMYKNIVDGDHRMEPGMPESFNVLVKEIRSLGIDIELESE